A stretch of Alligator mississippiensis isolate rAllMis1 chromosome 14, rAllMis1, whole genome shotgun sequence DNA encodes these proteins:
- the INAVA gene encoding innate immunity activator protein: MEGKDEISDTDSGIILQSGQVSPVSPLKDLTKAVHKQQKALEAHLEACLQELRNLCLREAELTGMLPQEYPLKPGEKPPKVRQRIGTAFRLDEKTIVSQGADPLSRLERDLSLQMQIVQAAHHLFREENISKQIKKRRKSAVLKEEKKMKELETALNECRLMAGHKLMPKASTTTTEELSISDDSSLLDTNLQEEEYCQAPNHQTVPELLVPVEPGTPTLSSCLAHPKKHKGPQPTCCEIAGLERTPIQNSPWKETSLDKPYEKPKKPSLESSNVSRVEVCQDYVEPRGRSMLPRRRPTYYTITVPSYCFPLPKPSMVSNPTYHSSSEDSNSDVSSISYATSPGSSSPDIFLRPVPPPAIEQPSPTLRGQIVDRPGAVYYYQTSQQLLLPPCCIPTVEYVSESRMVAAREFSCSRPSLGVGGPPLFSYEEDRVPMRYQRLVPSQSRIVRTPSLKDYATARGRTLSKSAVTEELKSWHVRTKLRNSRPHSLDRQGTFRMCSGPGKELYALRSPMQRVQVPQIHVLKRSPEGAPVQVYVPENGEIISQV; this comes from the exons GCCAGGTAAGCCCTGTGTCACCCCTGAAGGACCTGACCAAGGCAGTGCACAAGCAACAGAAGGCACTGGAGGCACACCTGGAggcctgcctgcaggagctgagaAACCTCTGCCTGCGTGAGGCG GAGCTAACTGGGATGCTGCCACAGGAGTACCCTCTGAAACCAGGAGAAAAGCCCCCGAAGGTGCGTCAGAGGATTGGCACTGCCTTCAGACTGGATGAGAAGACCATTGTCTCACAAGGAGCA GACCCTCTGAGCAGGCTAGAGAGAGACCTGTCTCTTCAGATGCAAATTGTGCAGGCTGCTCATCACCTCTTCAGAGAGGAGAACATCAGCAAGCAAATCAAGAAGCGGAGGAAGAGTGCTGTGCtgaaggaggagaagaagatgaAAGAGCTGGAGACTGCCCTCAATGAATGCCGTCTAATGGCCGGACACAAGCTCATGCCCAAGGCCAGCACCACAACCACTGAGG AGCTGAGCATATCAGATGATAGCTCCTTGTTGGACACCAACCTGCAGGAAGAAG AGTACTGCCAGGCTCCAAATCATCAGACTGTCCCAGAACTCCTGGTGCCAGTTGAACCAGGCACCCCGACTCTGTCCTCCTGTTTGGCCCATCCCAAGAAACACAAggggccacagcccacgtgctgTGAAATAGCAGGGCTGGAACGCACACCTATCCAGAACAGCCCATGGAAAGAGACCAGCCTTGATAAGCCATATGAGAAGCCCAAGAAGCCATCTTTGGAGTCTAGCAATGTATCAAG AGTGGAGGTGTGCCAGGACTACGTGGAACCCCGTGGAAGAAGCATGCTACCAAGGAGGCGCCCTACATACTACACCATCACTGTCCCCAGCTACTGCTTTCCCCTGCCTAAGCCCAGCATGGTCTCCAACCCCACCTATCACTCCAGCTCTGAGGACAGCAACTCAGACGTCTCCAGCATTTCATATGCCacctctcctggcagcagcagccctgacaTCTTCCTGAGGCCAGTGCCCCCACCAGCTATTGAGCAGCCCTCTCCAACATTAAGGGGCCAGATTGTTGACAGGCCTGGAGCAGTGTATTACTACCAGACCTCCCAGCAGCTACTGCTGCCTCCTTGCTGCATCCCAACTGTGGAGTATGTATCTGAGAGCCGCATGGTGGCTGCAAGGGAGTTCAGCTGCAGCCGCCCTTCCCTGGGGGTCGGTGGACCACCTCTGTTCTCCTATGAGGAGGACAGGGTGCCCATGCGCTACCAAAGACTGGTGCCCTCCCAGAGCAGGATCGTGCGCACCCCATCCCTCAAGGACTATGCTACAGCCAGAGGCAGGACACTTTCCAAATCAGCTGTGACGGAAGAGCTGAAGTCATGGCATGTACGCACCAAGCTGAGGAACTCACGGCCCCATTCGCTGGACAGGCAGGGGACTTTTCGAATGTGCAGCGGGCCAGGCAAGGAGCTGTATGCCTTGCGATCCCCCATGCAGCGAGTTCAG GTCCCTCAGATCCATGTCCTGAAGCGGTCCCCTGAGGGTGCCCCCGTGCAAGTCTATGTGCCTGAAAATGGTGAGATCATCAGTCAAGTCTAG